From Columba livia isolate bColLiv1 breed racing homer chromosome 32, bColLiv1.pat.W.v2, whole genome shotgun sequence, the proteins below share one genomic window:
- the LOC135576860 gene encoding LOW QUALITY PROTEIN: uncharacterized protein LOC135576860 (The sequence of the model RefSeq protein was modified relative to this genomic sequence to represent the inferred CDS: inserted 3 bases in 2 codons; deleted 1 base in 1 codon) — SRNPGAGPIPVSGDPEIPEPSPVSGDRARPKSWSWTHPTTSRRRNPGAGPLPVIGRPRNPGAGPTSPLGPPRAAPGRGTLRWTVVQQLERPPANPAAPSRRSRASSSCRRATSAASAARASAAARTSANTGARTRASGPSAAATAARASTSAPTSTGTARALAPRRRPRRRRRRSAATTAARASASAPTCTGTSARTAWRRRCRLRQRGRCRLRQRCPCRLRQCERRRLLQHCQCRLRQRCRCRLRQRCRCDSAGASAAPFHCAHCGKSFWWSSHWERHRRVHTGERPYQCPECGKSFSRSSHLXPHQRTHAGGRSYICSYCGRSFGSTVRFERHQRTHTGRRPYKCTQCRKSFGDGPALVKHQRLHLGEAXRGAGAAPTARSPYRCGHCGKSFSWCSHWERHQRIHTGERPYQCGDCGKRFGRTSHLYRHQRTHAGGKPTRVRRLRGRASTAPSTSRSTSGPTAARGGRGRRRGGRGVLGGAAPGPGGKRGGAGKGRRGRRRRSSERERRRRGVGAVGWARWVDHIGLSALGLILGRFASFRVWICLILRGTWAYFGLLCLIFGVFCLILVIFGSFSLISTRIWGGGVMSPRGRQGARVRAERGGGRGAWSPPSHPVRRPRPPRRSLRSLPVRLPRPPLPSPHPPQVIRGPLPPPPRDPDAGGWWGGSPKRHVTRAAQKGAGAPKPGRGGGGEGGGRGGNPRVPQKGWGGRPKKWAEKPLGTPKSAPSPPAQGPKPPPPGSGGHDAGELRGRHFPGRGNRHQLAPNRRLRRIAAPAPGTRGGGGAGTRGAARGRRGGVAAAGGVAAAGGGAPELRRQLGRLLQAAGRRRVELMLRELLREPEAGEGRRPRGKEPGHGAAVPPTATPDPRAPSPPAPDAASPASPAPRPPPGGCSECSRRHPAPPRRCRPCVRRRRRDPPADKPHRCGDCGKGFSRGSNLAQHRRIHTGERPHRCGDCGKGFIQKSDLERHRRVHTGERPYPCADCGKRFSVSSHLDRHRRVHAGPGPPAPARPRAPAPPAPHGCPDCGKSFVQRAALAKHRKTHAGERPHRCGDCGKSFSRGSNLTQHRRIHTGERPHRCGDCGKGFIQKSDLERHRRVHTGERPYACADCGKRFSVSSHLDRHRKVHAAQAAAPRCPEHLAGFLPAHRRGRLFRCGQSAAAKAAAPKREGKSRGAREPCADCGRETAPGAAEKPFECGECGKSFGQRSALVKHRRIHSGEKPFACGDCGKGFIQKSDLTIHRRMHTGEKPYRCGDCGKCFSVSSNLITHRRTHLGEKPYRCGECGKSFIQRSELTIHHRVHTGEKPYKCGQCGKSFSRSSHLNRHHRTHGAAADKAKGGGAGPAPFAPPGGPPGQSLAPLGGGAALELPWPLPFPARPFPPGPLAPNAAPPTPPLVN, encoded by the exons TCCCGAAACCCCGGAGCTGGACCCATCCCGGTGTCGGGTGACCCCGAAATTCCGGAGCCGTCCCCAGTGTCGGGTGACCGGGCTCGACCGAAATCCTGGAGCTGGACCCATCCCACCACCAGTCGACGCCGAAATCCTGGAGCTGGACCCCTCCCCGTTATCGGGCGACCCCGAAATCCTGGAGCTGGACCGACGTCccccctgggtccccccagaGCCGCCCCGGGCCGGGGGACCCTGCGCTGGACCGtggtgcagcagctggagcGCCCGCCGGCAAATCCGGCGGCTCCTTCCCGCCGTTCAAGAGCATCATCGTCCTGCAGAAGAGCTACGAGTGCGGCGAGtgcggcaagagcttcagcTGCCGCTCGCACTTCGGCAAACACCGGCGCACGCACACGGGCGAGCGGCCCTTCCGCTGCCGCCACTGCGGCAAGAGCTTCAACGTCAGCTCCAACCTCTACCGGCACAGCGCGCGCACTGGCGCCGAGACGGCGACCGCGCCGGCGACGCCGCCGTTCCGCTGCGACCActgcggcaagagcttcagcCTCAGCTCCAACCTGCACCGGCACCAGCGCGCGCACGGCGTGGAGGCGGCGGTGCCGACTACGCCAACGCGGGCGGTGCCGACTACGCCAACGTTGTCCGTGCCGACTACGCCAATGCGAGCGGCGCCGGCTACTCCAACATTGTCAGTGCCGACTACGCCAACGCTGTCGGTGCCGACTACGCCAACGCTGTCGGTGCGACTCCGCCGGCGCGAGCGCGGCGCCGTTCCACTGCGCCCACTGCGGGAAGAGCTTCTGGTGGAGCTCGCACTGGGAGCGGCACCGGCGCGTCCACACGGGCGAGCGGCCCTACCAGTGCCCCGAGtgcggcaagagcttcagcCGCAGCTCCCACC TACCGCACCAGCGCACGCACGCCGGCGGCCGCTCCTACATCTGCAGCTACTGCGGGCGCAGCTTCGGCAGCACCGTGCGCTTCGAGCGGCACCAGCGCACCCACACGGGCCGGCGGCCCTACAAGTGCACCCAGTGCCGCAAGAGCTTCGGCGACGGGCCGGCGCTGGTGAAGCACCAGCGGCTGCACCTGGGCGAGGC GcgcggggccggcgcggcgccaACCGCGAGAAGCCCGTACCGCTGCGGCCACTGCGGCAAGAGCTTCTCGTGGTGCTCGCACTGGGAGCggcaccagcgcatccacaccggCGAGCGGCCCTACCAGTGCGGGGACTGCGGGAAGCGCTTCGGGAGGACGTCGCACCTGTACCGGCACCAGCGCACGCACGCCGGCGGCAAACCCACACGTGTGCGGCGACTGCGGGGAAGAGCTTCAACAGCACCGTCCACTTCCAGAAGCACCAGCGGGCCCACGGCGGCGcgcggggggagggggaggcggcggggggggcgcgGCGTTTTGGGGGGGGCGGCGCCCGGGCCCGGCGGCAAGCGCGGGGGCGCGGGAAAGGGGCGGCGGGGGAGGAGGCGGCGCAGCTCTGAGCGGGAGCGGCGGCGCCGGGGGGTGGGCGCGGTGGGGTGGGCGCGTTGGGTTGACCACATTGGGTTGAGTGCGTTGG GCCTCATTTTGGGGCGTTTTGCCTCATTTCGGGTCTGGATTTGCCTCATTTTAAGGGGCACTTGGGCTTATTTTGGGCTGCTTTGCCTCATTTTTGGCGTGTTTTGCCTCATTTTGGTCATTTTTGGGTCATTTTCCCTCATTTCGACCcggatttggggggggggggtgatgTCCCCTCGgggccgccagggggcgcgggTGCGCGCagaaaggggaggggggagaggggcGTGGTCTCCTCCGTCACATCCGGTccggcggccccgccccccccggcgCTCTCTCCGGTCGCTCCCCGTTCGgctcccccgcccccccctcccctccccccaccccccccaggTGATTCGGggtcccctcccccccccccccagggacccGGATGctggggggtggtggggggggtccccaaaacgACACGTGACCCGCGCAGCACAGAAAGGGGCGGGAGCCCCCAaaccggggcgggggggggggggggaggggggggggaggggggggaaccCCCGGGTGCCCCaaaaggggtggggggggcgcCCCAAAAAATGGGCTGAAAAGCCCCTTGGGACCCCAAAATCAGccccttccccccccgcccagggtcccaaaccccccccccccggatCTGGGGGTCACGATGCAGGAGAACTACGAGGACGTCATTTCCCTGG CCGAGGAAATCGCCATCAGTTGGCCCCGAATCGCCGCCTTCGCCGAATCGCAGCGCCGGCGCCCGGCACCCG AGGCGGCGGTGGAGCCGGGACCCGCGGAGCCGCCCGGGGACGCCGGGGGGGCGTGGCCGCGGCGGGGGGCGTGGCG gcggcggggggcggggccccgGAGCTGCGGCGCCAGCTGGGGCGCCTCCTGcaggcggcggggcggcgccGCGTGGAGCTGATGCTGCGGGAGCTGCTGCGCGAGCCCGAGGCGGGGGAGGGGCGGCGGCCGCGCGGGAAGGAGCCCGGCCACGGAG CCGCGGTGCCGCCCACCGCGACCCCCGACCCGCGCGCCCCGTCCCCCCCGGCGCCCGACGCGGCGTCCCCGGCGTCCCCGGCGCCGCGCCCCCCCCCCGGCGGCTGCTCCGAGTGCTCCCGGCGCCACCCGGCGCCGCCTCGGCGCTGCCGCCCGTGCGTCCGGCGCCGGCGCCGCGACCCCCCCGCCGACAAGCCGCACCGCTGCGGCGACTGCGGCAAAGGCTTCAGCCGCGGCTCCAACCTGGCGCAGCACCGGCGCATCCACACGGGCGAGCGG CCGCACCGCTGCGGCGACTGCGGCAAAGGCTTCATCCAGAAGTCCGACCTGGAGCGGCACCGGCGCGTGCACACGGGCGAGCGGCCGTACCCGTGCGCCGACTGCGGCAAGCGCTTCAGCGTCAGCTCGCACCTCGACCGGCACCGGCGCGTCCACGCCGggcccggcccccccgccccggcgcgGCCGCGCGCTCCGGCGCCCCCGGCGCCCCACGGCTGCCCCGACTGCGGCAAGAGCTTCGTGCAGCGCGCGGCGCTGGCCAAGCACCGCAAGACGCACGCGGGCGAGCGGCCGCACCGCTGCGGCGActgcggcaagagcttcagcCGCGGCTCCAACCTCACCCAGCACCGGCGCATCCACACGGGCGAGCGGCCGCACCGCTGCGGCGACTGCGGCAAAGGCTTCATCCAGAAGTCCGACCTGGAGCGGCACCGGCGCGTCCACACGGGCGAGCGGCCGTACGCCTGCGCCGACTGCGGCAAGCGCTTCAGCGTCAGCTCGCACCTCGACCGGCACCGCAAGGTCCACGCGGCGCAGGCGGCGGCGCCGCGCTGCCCCGAGCACCTCGCCGGCTTCCTGCCCGCCCACCGGCGCGGGCGGCTGTTCCGGTGCGGCCAGAGCGCCGCGGCGAAGGCGGCGGCGCCGAAGCGCGAGGGGAAGAGCCGCGGGGCGCGCGAGCCATGCGCCGATTGCGGCCGCGAGACGGCGCCGGGAGCCGCCGAGAAGCCGTTCGAGTGCGGCGAGTGCGGCAAGAGCTTCGGGCAGCGCTCGGCGCTGGTGAAGCACCGGCGCATCCACAGCGGCGAGAAGCCGTTCGCCTGCGGCGACTGCGGCAAAGGGTTCATCCAGAAGTCCGACCTCACCATCCACCGGCGCATGCACACCGGCGAGAAGCCGTACCGCTGCGGCGACTGCGGCAAGTGCTTCAGCGTGTCGTCCAACCTCATCACGCACCGGCGCACGCACCTGGGCGAGAAGCCGTACCGGTGCGGCGAGTGCGGCAAGAGCTTCATCCAGCGCTCGGAACTCACCATCCACCACCGCGTGCACACCGGCGAGAAGCCCTACAAGTGCGGGCAGTGCGGGAAGAGCTTCAGCCGCAGCTCCCACCTCAACCGGCACCACCGCACCCACGGCGCCGCGGCGGACAAGGCCAagggcggcggcgccggccccgcccccttcGCGCCGCCGGGGGGGCCCCCCGGCCAATCGCTGGCGCCGCTGGGCGGGGGGGCGGcgctggagctgccctggccCCTCCCCTTCCCCGCGCGGCCCTTCCCCCCGGGGCCGCTGGCGCCCAACGCGGCGCCGCCCACGCCGCCGCTCGTCAACTGA
- the IER3 gene encoding radiation-inducible immediate-early gene IEX-1: MTVTIAAAATAATTGTCPGWGPPKRAPRGWGPPERAPRPGLGLTPAPPRYFTFDPPVGPSGPSRPRRRHRRVLYPPLVRRAPPPDEPSAAKRLLVLLLLVVSAQVYSAPGEGTDTGTDLGTPDTPAVAPEVSTGTPDTPLGTPETPAVTPETPAVAPVTRR; encoded by the exons ATGACGGTGACGATTGCGGCGGCCGCGACGGCGGCGACAACGGGGACGTGTCCGGGGTGGGGACCCCCGAAACGGGCCccccggggctggggacccCCCGAGCGGgccccccggcccggcctggGCCTCACCCCGGCCCCCCCGCGCTACTTCACGTTCGATCCGCCCGTGGGGCCCAGCGGCCCCTCCCGGCCCCGGCGCCGCCACCGCCGCGTCCTCTACCCGCCGCTG GTGCGCCGGGCGCCCCCCCCGGACGAGCCGAGCGCGGCCAAgcggctgctggtgctgctgctgctggtggtgagTGCGCAGGTGTACAGCGCGCCCGGGGAGGGGACAGACACGGGGACAGACCTGGGGACACCAGACACACCTGCGGTGGCACCCGAGGTGTCCACGGGGACACCGGACacccccctggggacaccggaGACACCCGCGGTGACACCAGAAACACCCGCGGTGGCACCGGTGACACGACGGTGA